The stretch of DNA catccTATTTTTGCTTGTTCGGTCCGCTTTAACTCTGAGTAACATggcacaaaaatatatatcatgaATGGGGAAACAACATTATTAAACGTTATTTGGCATGATGAGACGTTTTCTTGAGCCGAAGTAAGAGGTAAGGTGCATGTTGTAGGATCGTCAGCGGTGGTCTATGGTTCTTGACTTCTTAAAGCCGTCCAACACAGGGAGTTTTGTGCCGTGCATAATAAGCACCTGGATAACGTCCTTGAAAAGGCATTTCTTTCAAAGGGACATatggcacaaaacaaaacacatcatcCAATTGACATCACGTGATAAATGGCATTAATTTTgttcttgtttaaaaaaaaaaaaaaatgttctactTTTCCCAAAACCACCAACAACCCACATATGCAGCAGCACAAACCCATGTAGTGTCAGTTGAAATTTTATACATGCTTgtaagctgtaaaaaaaaaacaaaaaaaaaaaaaaacatcaaaaactgCATAacaaatattagaaatattGCATGTGTTTATTAATACAGTACATACGGGACTGTACAGACTGTATGTGGCTCAAAATACTCAATAAAACATATCATGGTAATAAAAAATATGCTGTTAATGTAGCATACAAAAATATCTTtgtctcaaaaacaaaaaggaatgGAGGgaaaatattacacaatgtAAACGAAGACTATTGCATTGGTCAACATCAGCGGGTCAGACAGTACAAACGCAGAAATACGCATCCCAAATTACTTTCTGAATTCATTTAATTGCCCTTTTAAAAGCCGGGATAATTTCGCCATcaataaatgtgcttttatttgcaTCTATAATATACAGTAGATACATTAAGTGTTCAGGCCGGCACTTATTTGTAGATTTTCTGCTTTTcgtcttaaataaataactataaaaCCACTCGCGTGTCTAATCCCTAGAGTATCCATGTTTAGGTCTGGTTTATAGATCTGACCCCAGTGAATTATGGGAGCGCTCTCGAGGCTTCATCAACTTCTCATCTTTTTTCCAAAACTAGAACTTGAGGTAGAGAGGATGTAACTCAGAAGAACCTCCCTGGtgacacacaaactgaaagaCTTCTGCGTACAGCTGGAAGTTCACCACGTTCCTAGTTATAGGCCGGCACATTTATACAcacaacgatcagccacaacattaaaaccaccagcgTGTGAAAGTGATTAACAACTTCACTCATTTCACCCCCTTTTACTTCTTTAGCCCACTGCAATAATATGCTGCCTAATATAAATCCCaacccactgacaggtggaaTAACAATCTGTGTTATTCACCAGTGACTACGACTagtcttaatgttatggctgattggtgtattataacaataataaaaaaaaagatgatacaCGTTGGCAAATAAAACCCAACCTCTCACTCACACTCAGTGTTTTATCAGTGTCGATGCCCTTTGACCACATTTTTACAACCactttcaagtcactgaattaGTGTTCACAAGCTTACGCCGtcaatgtcagaaaaaaaaaaaaaaaaaactcccaagTTGATGATTTCTCTGCCTgcgttggcaaaaaaaaaataaagtaacatgttttttttgtttgtttgttcgtttgtttttttacacacactgaCGCGGTGCTACAAGAAACGGCTTGTGTCATTCATGGCACGAGGAAGAGTCCGCTTTactggtttgaaataaaaaaaaaaatgcattagtGTTGAAGTTACTTTAAAAGCACtgaggatgaaaaataaaataataataaaaaagaaaaaattcctTTTGTTCTTTCACACGGCTGCATTTGAAGACATCCATGAAGGCGGCGTAGTTCGCAGTGTTTCTGTACGTGGAtctatatataattatatatagtCAATTCTGTTATAATATTTTCCActttttgaacaaaaaaaaaaaaaaaaaaaaaaaaaggcgttcCACAAACCATCCAGCAAAAGTCTTTACGAGCCCATTTTGACGTctcctgtgtgaatgaatgaaacgtggagggtgggggggcaggCAGAGCAGCGGCGACGACAACTTCAATCCTGTCCTGGAAACTACGGTTTGACTGATATCGGCCACCGGTGACTAGCGTCGCCCACCACAACTCattaaatacttatttatttattagcagcTTCTGTTCTACGTCCACACAGCTCCAACTTCTCCTACTTCCTGTTCACACCGAGTCATGATTAAACAGCTGTAAAGTGAATATGATGTAAGGAACCGTTCTGGTGAAGGTCTGCTTTGCTTAATGAAGGAACTGAGTGGAGTGGACTTTGTAAAAGTAATCGTTCACAGAAATAATTACCTGCTGAGATGCAGTGGAGTCGGACATGAGCGTCTGTTGTGATTTTGAGCTTGAACAAGGGTTGGGTCAGTATATAAGTTGGTCGTCGGCTATTTTCTGGTGATGACGggggtttattttattatttcaagaaTTTGCCTCCTTGAGAATTCAAGTCAGGAGGTAAATAAAATGTCCACTATACAGTAGCGTGTAGCATTAGCTTCTTGGCGTTCGTTTGATATGATGCAGTGAATACAGACGGGAGGTGATGGGTGAGATAAAGGGGAGAAAAGGCACAAGCTGCAACCAAACcagtaaaactgaattaaatagaGTCAGACAACTCTCTTTCCAGCTTATTCCTGCTGAGGAGGATCTCAGTGTGACTGCATTTAATTCGACCAGTTCAGTGTAACGTTGTAGTAAAGTTTGAGTTCAGATTTAAGATTTCAAAATCGAACAGAATAAATATCATGtctggtaaaataataaatcacaacGTTACTGCTTTAATTAAGAACTGTGAAGAAAGAACAATAACAATGGTGAAACTGACGGCGTCAGGATATTTTGCTGGctgttatatataataatgattttattgtaTCGCCCAACCCTTGTTCAAGGTGCAAAACcatttcaggctctgggttgtGGTTTAGTCCGAATAAATGCACTAGATTTAGTTTAAAGCACCTGAAAATAATCTTTTATTGTTCCTATATAGTGTGTgttcaacaaataaaatgtagaaagcaaataaaaccattctaaaattaaagttgttgttttgttcttttgtttggtGATTATTTGTTGTGCTTCTGAAGCTAACCTGAGCTAGCTAGTTAACCTCCCATTGAATAGATGCTGACGTCCGCgtcaataaatgaaatatgttaTTGCAGGTGTCTGAGAGCTTGTGTGCGGCTGCAGGGATGGAGGAATGTCTGACGGTGATGCTGGTatgactgaattaaaaaaaaaaaaaaaagctaacgCGGGCAAACCGATATCAGTCTGACCTTAGCGTAAACTTTTAGCGTGAACGGCGTCCATTAAAAACGGCGTCAGGGGAGGTCGCTCGACACGTCGCGGTGTCGGCAGGGTCAGGAGAGACGGTTTAGCTCGCGGGTTCATACACCGTGTCGCTCCGGCAAATCTTTTTTCCTTCCCGAGCGTGACGTGAAGAGCCGAGTTTGTGCTGTAGGCGACgggagtttgtgtgttgtgcgCTCCTCAGCTCTCGTCGTCGGGATGATACTGTTCCAACAGGCGAACGTGGGTGAAGGGAAAGTGGCCTCGCTTGCCCTTGCACTCGCCCTCCCACTGGCCGTTCACGTTGATCTTGGTCACTTTTACCGTGTCCCCCAGCTGTTAAGACGACAAAAGAAAAACGACAGTGAGTCAGGGGTGAAACACACGTGCTCTTTCCGCTCTAGACGGACGGAAACGTGGACGTCAAACTTGGGTTCCATCAAGAAAGAACAATACTGACGAGGAGCTGACTGATCTGCCTTCATTTTTACAGccacacaacagaaaaaccacacGGTTGTTGTATATTAAGTGGAACGGCTCCTAGTAAAAGTGCACAACAAATGAACCATTGATAACGAGATAAAGGAATTCATTCAAAGTCTGGAGGAGGctaaataatatttcatttgcCTTTGACGTGAGAGGAGCTTCGAGGTCGTAAGCTCAACTACAGACACTTAAAAGTGCAATAAGTATGTATCGACTACACTAAGATATTGTTTCATAGTCTATACTTGGGCAGGCTGCGCAAATGTCTTGGATCCAGTTTTAACAACAGGAGCGGTTTATAAACACAACGCGGTGTCACCCAGTCTGCTTCATCTCACGCACTCTTCTTCCCCTCTCGTTAATTCAAACAAAACGGAGGCGTCCGTGTTTCCTGAGAAGACTCAAATAAACAGGGCTCCACAGAGAGCGCCGCGAGCCCCGGCTGGTGACAGCTGAGGATTTTAAGAGGTGGCTCTGCTGGAAGTTAGCAACAGTACGACTATGTGAGCATTAAACCATCGCAATGAGCCATTAGCGTTATTCAACCCAGCTCAGGCTGCAGCCTCCTTGGTGGAAGGAGTTTCTAGTTTTATCTTTGGATTTGAACTGGTGGTCGTACATAACTATACTACACAATTCAATTCTTCTAACTTTAAACAACGAGCTATAGGGACAAGCTGCAGAAAATTCACGCACAACAACCGGGTTGCGACAGGGTACAAAGTGGTCACACAAAATGCTAAAAGTGGGCGTCATTGCTTCGGTCGACGTAACCTGACATGCACCTTCACAGAAGTTTAACTAGACATCGCGGCAACAAAGACCACAACAGCTGTGAGAGCTCTGAAATGAACGCAAACCAGAACAGAAGCTTCGCCCCATGTTCAGCCTCCAACAAACCATCTACTGAGACGTCTCATCTACATCGTGTGCAACAGTGATTTCAGAGAAAGTTACCActgatccacatttattaactttgCCTGAAGTATGATCTCCTCATCCGTATCGGAACGAtcaaggcttttattttgaaaaacaaatgacatagaagaagaagacgacttctcctttgttttagtgACGGTTGCctagcatcaaagctgccaagGAGAAGATGACAAACCAAAATCATGTGACTAAATGTGTCGGCTATGTGTGGATCGTATCCAATAGTACCTTGattcaaaataataacacaaaatattacTAAGCACCGTTAAAAGAGAAGAGGGTGAAGATGtttgatgctacagggacgtggttttggtttatggcagaactAAAATACATAACTACTAAATATCAGGCTTTGGTTGAGGCCTGATAACGATCAGggccattttaaaaaaaaataccaacaaCCCTAGTTTTTCGTGGTCTGTGGTGATTTCATTTGGAGACAATTTGACTTCAAATCATTTAATGATGATCTGACAAACCAAATGACGTCAAAACTGTCCATTAATCTCCGATTATCCTCATTTTATTTACTACACCGCACTATTTGTCCCAAGAAAACAGCCTTTAGAGACGGGCTTGGTGTCGCTGGCTGCTGTAATAATACACATACAATGTAACATTCACAATTGATCCAGTGGGCCACAGTGTGTGTACATAAAGAGAGgatctgtgtctgtctccctgtACAGAGCCATCCCCACTGTGGACATCCTCATGTGCGCTGTCAGTTCGCATTTGCAAAGACactttgtgtgtatgttcacATGCATGAGTAGGCCATTATGGCCGTCGCAGCTCAGAACCCAAATAAAAAGGGACACACCGAGGCGAAAGTGGTCCACAGTGAATGGAGGGACAGCCCCTGGAAATGAATGGCGAGTGGAATTAGTACCTCCAGAGCGAGCGCCGTCTTGTCGTAGGCGTTGGGCACCCTCTTCTGAATAGCTCGGGCGTAGACCGGCCCGTTCTGTAGGTTGGGAAGCTGGGTGTTGACCACAGGCTGAGCGTACTGACCCGGGTCGCCCAGAGGGTTGGCCTGAGGGGCCCCTGTCCCGTCTGTGCCGGCACCCGCCACCCCTCCAACCTGACCTCCCTGTCCCGTCCCCGCAGCGGGGGGTCCGGCGGCGGTGGGCGAGGCCGGCCGGTACTTCTCCACGTAGGGGACGGGGATCATTCCCACTCGGCCCTCCTGGTTGGCGGCGTTCCACCACTGGTCCTCGGGCTTCTCCAGCACGCGCAGGATGTCCCCCCTGCGGAAGGGCAGGTCCTCGTCATCGTTGCCGGGGAAGTCGAAGAGCGCCCGGACGAACTCGGCCTCGTCGGACTGCTGGGGCGGCGGcccggcggaggaggaggagctgacgAAACCCGAGTGCCTGGACCTGCTTAGAGGCTCTATGAGTGTAGTAGTGTCCAGGTAGTGGATCTTGTAGAACTCCAGAAGGGCCGGCAGCGCCTCGAACTCCTGATCTCCGATCCGAAACCAAGGAGAAACCACACCTGGGAGAGGACAGTTTGTTAGTTCGCTGAATGTAATCAAACGCTCACATAAATGGACAGGTTATTAGCAGGATGATATTATGACTGACTGGTCATAAGAGAATAACACTAATCTATCAGTGGGAGGGATATATCAGACAGAGAGTGAACATTTTTTCCTCAACGCTGATGTTAGAACGAGCAAAAATggacaagtggaaggatttaAGGGACTTTGACAAGGACCAAATTGCAATTGCCCGATGTGGGGTGTTTATGGTCTGCAGTGGGCACTGGGTGTGGCCTGATCCAACACACGAGCTACTGTAGCTCCCGAAAAAGGTGAAGCTGGTTCTGATGGAACCGTAGGGGTAGATAGGGGTGAAATGTTCAGGCGGCGGTACATATCAAAATTtaaatccacataaatgccaggaccCAGGTTTCCTAGGATAACTTTACATCGTAATGAGATTGTTAATTTTCACTGATTTACTGGCATAATTAAGTAATACTGTAGAAAAATCTGTGCAGGATAAACAATGTTAATAAACCCCATGCTCCGCCGGTGTCGAGGTTTGGGTTCAGGCTTTATTCCTTCAGAGTGttcaacaaatgcacaaatcaTTTATCATACAGTTTCTGCGTAACGCAGTTACACGGAAGGACAGAGATGGTATTTCACAATGCCACTGAAGTACAAAAAAGAGTGGGATTGTGCAACGATTCTTAAGGACTACAAGCACAGCAGCAGACCTGTGAGCAgggatgtgtgtctgtgtgtgtgtctgtgtgtgtgtgtgtgtgtgtgtgtgtgtgtgcacgcaacAGGGCTGGATCACAGACATTCCTGAAACACCAATCGGACCAGTCATCAAGCCAGTTGTGACAGTGGAACATGCCGGGTTTCATTCAGACCCAGACCCaccccagacccagacccagacccagcccacctcccctcccctcctctgacCAACCGCCCCATCGCTAAATAAGAACAAAACACCACTTTAACTCTCagtcatgcattttttttttttccatcttggAAGATGGTAGAATTAATAAAATGCGAGTCGTTGCTAAAAAGATAGCAGCTGGCCAAACTTTCACCGAACTCCATTCAGAAAGTACACCGCTTTAAAGTTAACTCGCTTAAACATCAAACACACGTTCTTAATGTCGGTGTCTTCAATTTTTCTTGAAATTGGTTAATTCAATTCATAAATCTGTTACAAGGGGATAACCCATACCGAAAGCATTATTCTCATTTTTACCAGTCAATGGTGTTAAGGCTCAATCACAGTAGCCACCTAGCTACACAGCAGTGGGCGGCAGTGAGCCGTGTATACCATATCAgaaatctttcatttttattaaaccGAGAAAAGATCTTAATATTACACATACGCCGACGTTCAAATGACCTTCAACAAACATGAATACATGTTTAAACTCCTTTAGTAAACGTTGGGAAAAGGCAGATTCAGcaacatctttttaaaattgACAATTCTTAATGGGGGTTCTGAATGGCTTGACAAGCGTGAGGGTGTATCGTGGCTAAATCAAAGAGAtgcacaatgaaaatgaaaatactcGTGACATTACGGTGATTTAAACGTCTGGGTTGAGCTCAGTTGTGTGACTAGCTATGGTGTGAGATAGATTTGACGTTACCTGTGCCGGACTGCCGGTTGTTACTGACGCTGTTGATTATATAATGGGACACTTTGGAGTTCTCTGAAACGGACAGCACGTAGTCACCGGGGCTGGTGATCGAGTCCCTCACCAGGAAAACACCGTGTCTCTGCCCCGCTAAAAGAGTCACCGTTTCCTGGCGACTCAGTCTCCCCCAGTACCAGCTCTCACGGTCTTCGGCATTAAAATTACCGGCCATGGCTACGAAATCCAGTCCGAGGCTTGAGGCCTTTTCCCCTTCGCCTCTCCCTATCCGCAACTCATACAAAAACTTTGGTTGACtaacccgaaaaaaaaaaaaagaaaaaaaaaaagaaaaactaataatgacACGACTTGGGCAACTTGCAGcaataatgtgaatgtgtttaaataaactGAGCCGTTGCcgcaaataaaaaacacaattatttacTGACTAAATGTTAATATCACAACAAAAATCTAAACTAATGTGCAACAAGAAACTCCGGGACTGAAATGGCGGATCTAGGGAAAAGTTGACCTCATCTACCGGAAGGGATGCCTGGTCAATGGGAAGCGTTGCATTCACATCCCCTAAAAAAAGCTGGAACACTACcaaacaatttttttatttcttttacgTTACAACTCTCTATACTGACAACATCACTTGGTTATtgaacatacatttaaaataagttAATTTATAAATTGAAAATATCAGAATCCGAGGAGATGACGCGGTGTATGGGATTGTAAGGAAAATGAGCAGACTCGGCTCAGTCCCTAAACGCACCACCGTTGAACTTTTTCAGCAGAAATTCAAAAACGTGCACCTTGGGAAAATTGGAAATTACAGATCCCAAATCCCAAATTTCTACTTAtcggttttaaaaaataagaatttaatataataatcatcataataatcatAACAAGAAGAAACGCTgcgattttaaattaaaacacagcattttCCCTTTAtcttaaaattattttgtttggGTGATGGACTATTCTATTAttgaaaatgtaaagaaaaattTGCCTATGTTTACTTTCAATATCATTCAAAGTTTCACTAAGATTGGCTTGCATCCTTTAAGTAGATGCTAAATTTTGAATTACttaaaatgacactttaaaGGTCGTTTTCTGTAAATTTGTCCTACCAGTAGATGGCAGTGTACTTTCTGTCAGCAGTTTGAACCTCGCGTTTCTGAgcctttatctttttttatcttttctgacAAACGTTGgaggaaaaacacttttttttattaattgcaaCAAATTCACAGAAATTCATATGTGCAAGATTTCTATCGTGCATTGGAGTGTgaaacaaactttttaaatatttaatttatcatttaaattattaaacaaagaacaaatataaatatgtgtagTTTAATAACGAATAATTAAGAGAAATAAGTCTCCAGTTAGATGCCATTGGAtctacagtgtgtttttttatatttatactcaATAACACACAATTTAATACTAACTAAAAACTTCAAACAAGACTGAACAAATTTGATGATGTTGCACGTCTTAAGAATGATACACATTCATGCAcataatgttttaataaataaattatatatactgCTACACTTACACTCATGGACTGCTCATGTCCTCAGACACCGACAGATCAACAGAAACGATCTTGCTTTTATTATGACAGTATTATTGATTTGAATTTGAGAGCTACACAAACGCTAactttcattttgcaaaataaaaacattttagccACACACCTCAACAACACAACTGCAGGTGAAGAAGTCCTctacaaaggtgaaagaaatTGTGGGAAGCCGgtgaatgaaagagaaaaccGACGTGGGCTCCTCGTTCAAAGCGTTAACACGACACCCAGGCAGTTTAATCCGCTCTGATACAGAGTTATTCGAACTTCTTCAGGTGGTTGTAGAGGGACTGGacgtatgtaaacacacacatggggTCCGGCTTGTCCCCCATGTCCATCATGTCGTCCACCTCGATCAGACGCAGACAGTCGGCCTGCTCcctgaaacacaaaagacacaataaaggaaataaaagtgaacagaACATGAAGCAGTGgaattgtgtatttgtgtatttccagagaaataaaaacagagactGTAGAACTTCAAAAGTTTCACATCGGTTTTAGCCATACTTTGGTTTTGTAAGtgttcgcacacacacacactagcatggcttcatttgtatttgtctgcACTCAAATGAACATCGGGGTTAAATTTAAGGAATTCCTTGTACTGAGGGATAGAGTTTCAACTTTCCTAAAAAGTCTGAAAACCGAGCTTACTCTGCGGTGGTGAAGGCCAGCTCTAAGTTGTGTTTGCGGTTCCCAGGCTCCAGAGTGTTGTAATCAAACTCCAGAGGGAAGAAAGAGTGGACCAGGGCGCAGAACGCCATCCCATCGCTCCAGCTGGACGAGAAGTTCTGGATGTCTATGTTCTgggataaagaaaaacactgtgtcatttactcaactcaactcaactttaccttgtttatttaatgttgacACACAAAGCAAAGCTGTTACACCCACTAAAACTATTGGGCTATGGAAAATTTAATTATAAACACCAGGGGTCATCAATGTTTTTCAGCCCAAGCTGATGGAGagtttaagtagggaccccctaccaactatatgtgttctatattaaactctgcctagtgctatttataaatatacattattattatcatcattttatatTACATATAAAGCTCatgttaaagaaatttgaaaaaaatatatataaaaattggctaatcaagcaaagattttgcgacctccctgcagtgcCTACGTGGACCCCATAGGGGTCGCTgtccccctgttgaagacctataatATACATTCTAAAAAGAGATCAAAGAAAATCAACGTAACAATTTCCATTAGTCTTTTTGAGTTCTGACAACTTCacatgaaattacttttaaccaaCAAACTATACTGAGCTACgggaattttcttttcttttacaatcaacagtgtttttttaattatgaccTGCTTAATATAGTTTataattgataaaaataaagatgttccAAATAGTTTCTTGACATTATTGAAAAGAAATCTTTAGAAATATCAATGTTATAAACATAGTTTTATTAAGTTTacctgcattttaaaattaagttgTTCTCATTGATAATTTTAATAATGCGTCAGTTTTATATAGACACTTTATCATAGACACTTTACATTGAATACATTATtaattcgctcacacagtcacaaaaGATAATACTCGTAACTCAGTATAGTCTGCTGGTTAAAAGTTATTTCATGAGAAGTTGTCAGAACTCAAAAAGACTAATGGAAATTGTTGCgttgatttttttcattgagccaaatgattcatttttagaGTGGCACTACTGAGTCAAAATACTGATTCATCAAGTCAATTTTATAAAGTTACCAGAACTTGAAACCAGTTCAAAGCCAAGTGATGCAGAAATATCAATTTAGACTACACATAATATTAAGTTGATCTTAGTACCAAAAATATTGAGTCAGCTGCgataatgcatttaattaagtgGTTGCAGCTCCTCTGAATTCTTTAGAATCGTAGAAGATTTTTGTGTTCAACTAGTCATCATGGAACTAAATATGTAGAAAATATTGATGAGAAgttcacaaaaaagacaaatttttGTTTACTAAAGATATTTAGCTCCCGAACAACTAGACCAGATATAACCTAAGTTCAGGTCTCGATGTCGTACCTGATAACCGATGGTTTTTGAGCGACACCACTCCAACAAAATCTGTTTGATCCCACTGGCGCTGGACACCCCAAAACTCTGAGAGCGCTTCAGTTTAGGCTTGGAGTCCTTCGGCCTAGTGTGTGAGAAATTCAACTGTTTGTCAGGAGGGGGTTTCATATTTAAGAGTGATGGATGACATTTCAACGACACTCACTTTGTAGGCTCTGAGTTCATCCTTTCAAACAGCGCCCGTTTGGCTTGAGCCCCGTTGGAGCGTGGGAGTGTTTGTGATTTCATCAGATCCTGTTTGATATCGAGTCCCCCCGACTTGTTCGCTCGCCTGGAGGGAAACAGCAGGCTGACAACGTGAGTTTTAGCCAATATAAGCATCAGACTGACAATAAATTTAAGGaggattttcatttaaataaggGGATAAGGGAACAGATTAGATTAGTATAAGAACC from Mugil cephalus isolate CIBA_MC_2020 chromosome 15, CIBA_Mcephalus_1.1, whole genome shotgun sequence encodes:
- the LOC125021087 gene encoding adapter molecule crk-like — its product is MAGNFNAEDRESWYWGRLSRQETVTLLAGQRHGVFLVRDSITSPGDYVLSVSENSKVSHYIINSVSNNRQSGTGVVSPWFRIGDQEFEALPALLEFYKIHYLDTTTLIEPLSRSRHSGFVSSSSSAGPPPQQSDEAEFVRALFDFPGNDDEDLPFRRGDILRVLEKPEDQWWNAANQEGRVGMIPVPYVEKYRPASPTAAGPPAAGTGQGGQVGGVAGAGTDGTGAPQANPLGDPGQYAQPVVNTQLPNLQNGPVYARAIQKRVPNAYDKTALALELGDTVKVTKINVNGQWEGECKGKRGHFPFTHVRLLEQYHPDDES